The genomic interval TTCGAGAGCAAGGTTGTGGGCGGACGGGTGCCGAGGGAATACTTCCCGGCGGTGGAAAAGGGTATCATCAAGGCGATGGATGAAGGGGTCCTGGCAGGATACCCGGTTGTCGACGTCGCCGCCACCCTGGATGACGGCTCGTATCACGAGGTGGACTCTTCAGAAATGGCGTTTTCCATCGCCGCTTCGATGGCGTTTAAGGACGCCATGAAGAAGGGTCGGCCGATGCTCATGGAACCGGTCATGCAGGTCGAGGTCGTCACGCCGGAAGAATATACCGGTGATGTTGTTGGAGATATCAGCTCCCGACGGGGCAAGATTTCGGGAATAGAAAACCGTGTGGGAACCCAGGCGATCAGGGCGCAGGTTCCACTGGAAGAGATGTTCGGGTACGCCACGGTCATCCGGTCGATGACTCAGGGACGGGCCACATATACTATGCAGTTTTCCCATTATGAAGGTGTGCCTCAGCATATTTCCGAGGAAATCGTTGCCGGCGCACGAACGTAAGCGGCTGAACAATATATAAGTAATATGCGTCGGATATAGGCGTTATAAGGTTTCGGAGGATCAGGATATGGCCAAGAAAAAGTTTGAGCGGACCAAGCCGCACGTAAACGTGGGGACGATTGGTCACATAGACCACGGGAAGACGACGCTGAC from Candidatus Zymogenaceae bacterium carries:
- a CDS encoding elongation factor Tu is translated as MAKKKFERTKPHVNVGTIGHIDHGKTTLT